One part of the Sorangiineae bacterium MSr11954 genome encodes these proteins:
- a CDS encoding enoyl-CoA hydratase/isomerase family protein — MLRIQRSEGALIWTIARPEVKNALNEATFRALSAAVDDARDDQTVRCVILTGEGDAFCAGGDLNEVRDITSQEATERFARLGEELCSRLEALEVPVLAAIPGVAYGGGAELALACDMRIADASARLSFKQVRMGVTSAWGTVPRLLATVGTGNAARLLFTAQEISAHEAHALHLVDTVCQDGACLSIALGWANDIARGSPRAVAEMKALLRIARTNPAAVRDEERARFIATWTAPDHAEAVAAYFQRRAPRFAPRG; from the coding sequence ATGCTCCGAATCCAGCGGTCCGAAGGCGCGCTCATCTGGACCATCGCGCGACCCGAGGTCAAAAACGCGCTGAACGAGGCCACGTTTCGCGCGCTCTCGGCCGCCGTCGACGACGCCCGCGACGACCAAACCGTGCGCTGCGTGATCCTCACCGGCGAGGGCGATGCGTTCTGCGCCGGCGGGGATCTCAACGAGGTGCGCGACATCACCTCGCAGGAGGCCACGGAGCGCTTCGCGCGCCTCGGCGAAGAGCTGTGCTCGAGGCTCGAGGCGCTGGAGGTGCCGGTGCTCGCCGCCATCCCCGGCGTGGCCTACGGCGGCGGGGCCGAGTTGGCGCTCGCCTGCGATATGCGCATCGCCGACGCGAGCGCGCGGCTCTCCTTCAAGCAAGTGCGCATGGGGGTCACGAGCGCATGGGGGACCGTCCCTCGCCTGCTCGCCACAGTGGGCACCGGAAACGCGGCGCGTCTGCTCTTCACGGCGCAAGAGATCTCCGCGCACGAGGCGCACGCGCTCCACCTGGTCGACACGGTCTGCCAAGACGGCGCATGCCTGAGCATCGCGCTCGGGTGGGCGAACGACATCGCCCGCGGCTCTCCCCGCGCCGTCGCCGAAATGAAGGCGCTCTTGCGCATCGCCCGCACGAACCCCGCCGCCGTCCGCGACGAGGAGCGCGCCCGCTTCATCGCCACATGGACGGCCCCGGATCATGCGGAGGCGGTGGCGGCGTACTTCCAGCGGCGCGCCCCCCGTTTCGCGCCGCGCGGCTGA
- a CDS encoding serine/threonine protein kinase: MAVADEQFIKPGELVLGKYRVERILGRGGMGLVVSARHLSLDDRVAIKVLLPKCLTKPDLVQRFLREARAAVRIRSQHIARVSDVGTLENGLPYMLMEYLEGRDLSAELEVRGPLPIPLAVDFVLQACEALAEAHALGIVHRDIKPGNLFLTHHADGSPCVKVLDFGISKVAEPEEHTLTQAGGMLGSPLYMSPEQLTSARDVDVRADVYSMGVVLFELLTQTCPFGSDDLPRLFFKVLQADRPSPRETRPDIPPGLERAILTAIAREREQRFGTVADFALALAPFGSPYAQASLERICGVLGVRGPHGPVPRAQVTTANPAAPHASSHGAHAASGHGAHVASGHGAHVASGHGAPHASSRGAHAASSHGAPVAPVSTMSAAITPFELAANDRGTATSPAARKRGAPVAVAIGVGAGLVVGSLALWGVMGRSHRTVSADPVVRSSAAADPVARSSAPSESTAVPEAPVAAAAPAAPSASGAPPASSAPPASSAPPASSAPGGQPASVSSGAAAQGTETAAEKTEKKEQGAKPAKSRSGKPSSKSADPFKRDIF; this comes from the coding sequence ATGGCGGTCGCGGACGAACAGTTCATCAAGCCGGGAGAGCTCGTTCTCGGCAAGTACCGCGTGGAGAGGATCCTCGGGCGCGGTGGAATGGGATTGGTCGTTTCGGCGCGGCATCTGTCGCTCGACGATCGGGTCGCCATCAAAGTGCTTTTGCCAAAGTGCCTGACCAAACCCGATTTGGTTCAGCGCTTTTTGCGTGAAGCGCGCGCCGCCGTGCGCATCCGCAGCCAACACATCGCGCGCGTGAGCGACGTCGGCACCCTCGAGAACGGCCTGCCGTACATGCTCATGGAGTACCTGGAGGGGAGGGATCTCTCCGCCGAGCTCGAGGTGCGAGGGCCTTTGCCGATCCCGTTGGCGGTCGATTTCGTCCTGCAGGCGTGCGAAGCGCTGGCGGAGGCGCACGCGCTCGGCATCGTGCACCGCGATATCAAGCCGGGGAACCTGTTTCTCACGCACCATGCGGATGGATCGCCTTGCGTGAAGGTGCTGGACTTCGGCATCTCGAAGGTGGCCGAGCCCGAGGAGCACACGCTCACCCAGGCCGGGGGCATGCTCGGCTCGCCGCTCTACATGTCGCCGGAGCAGCTCACGTCCGCGCGCGACGTGGACGTTCGCGCCGACGTGTACTCGATGGGCGTCGTGCTCTTCGAGCTGCTCACGCAAACCTGTCCATTCGGCTCCGACGATCTTCCGCGCCTGTTCTTCAAGGTGCTGCAAGCCGATCGTCCGTCGCCGCGCGAAACGCGGCCCGACATCCCGCCGGGGCTCGAGCGCGCGATCCTGACCGCCATCGCCCGCGAGCGCGAGCAGCGCTTCGGCACCGTGGCCGATTTTGCGCTGGCGCTCGCGCCGTTCGGCTCGCCCTATGCCCAGGCGTCGCTCGAGCGCATCTGCGGGGTGCTCGGCGTTCGCGGTCCCCACGGTCCGGTTCCGCGCGCCCAGGTGACCACGGCCAACCCCGCGGCGCCGCACGCGTCGAGCCATGGGGCGCACGCTGCGTCGGGCCATGGGGCGCATGTTGCGTCGGGCCATGGGGCGCATGTTGCGTCGGGCCATGGGGCGCCGCACGCGTCGAGCCGTGGGGCGCATGCTGCGTCGAGCCATGGGGCGCCTGTTGCGCCCGTGTCGACCATGAGCGCGGCGATCACGCCGTTCGAGCTCGCTGCGAACGATCGCGGAACGGCGACGTCGCCCGCGGCCCGAAAGCGGGGCGCACCGGTGGCGGTGGCCATTGGCGTGGGCGCGGGGCTCGTGGTGGGGAGCCTCGCTTTGTGGGGGGTGATGGGGCGCTCGCATCGTACGGTGTCGGCCGATCCCGTCGTGCGTTCGTCCGCGGCGGCCGATCCCGTGGCGCGTTCGTCCGCTCCCTCCGAATCCACGGCGGTGCCCGAGGCGCCCGTCGCAGCGGCCGCACCAGCGGCACCTTCGGCGTCCGGTGCGCCGCCCGCATCGTCGGCACCGCCCGCATCGTCGGCGCCGCCCGCGTCGTCGGCGCCGGGCGGGCAGCCCGCATCCGTCTCCTCGGGCGCCGCGGCGCAGGGAACAGAGACGGCGGCGGAGAAGACCGAGAAGAAGGAGCAAGGTGCGAAGCCGGCCAAGTCACGCAGCGGCAAGCCTTCCTCGAAGTCCGCCGATCCGTTCAAGCGTGACATTTTCTGA
- a CDS encoding PEGA domain-containing protein produces MMRVEGALRRVAAVTLSAVALCAASAAHAQGAGTSNESERAKMLFGSGAQAYASGQFSAAIQAFSEANRILPRPAIAYSLAQAHRRQYFLDKNKAHLELAISGFRAYIEQVPDGGRRADAAQALSELEPILARMGETSPARGEPKEPAKEPARLMITTQPSGAVFTIDGKDRKQAPYAVEVAAGKHRVHASLEGYFDEEREVLAVDRTLVPIPIELRERPARLRVTGPNGCDIFVDGRPVGTIPQSEPLELASGSHLVVVTKNGYKAFSQDIDFRRNEPKTVSVALEPTGQRIVARSLLISGGALVLAGGVFSVLALNRQSAALDIPDAQRQGNVSPEDARDYNDAKDARDRWRTGALLAFSVGGAALATGLMFYLFDRPTVLPPRARPEDRRTRPSSPSSPSSPSSPSPAMEPMEMSMVPLVGPSFGGAALTGRF; encoded by the coding sequence ATGATGCGCGTCGAAGGCGCTCTTCGCAGGGTGGCCGCCGTGACCTTGTCGGCCGTCGCCCTGTGCGCAGCCTCGGCCGCGCACGCGCAAGGTGCCGGCACATCGAACGAATCGGAGCGGGCCAAGATGCTCTTCGGCTCCGGCGCGCAAGCGTATGCGTCGGGGCAGTTCTCCGCCGCGATTCAAGCCTTCTCCGAGGCGAATCGCATCTTGCCGCGACCGGCCATCGCGTACTCGCTGGCGCAGGCGCATCGAAGGCAATACTTCCTCGACAAGAACAAGGCGCACCTCGAGCTCGCCATTTCGGGGTTTCGCGCGTACATCGAGCAGGTGCCCGACGGCGGCCGCCGCGCCGATGCCGCGCAAGCGCTCTCCGAGCTGGAGCCGATCCTGGCCCGCATGGGCGAGACGAGCCCCGCGCGGGGCGAGCCAAAGGAGCCCGCGAAAGAGCCGGCGCGCCTCATGATCACCACCCAGCCGAGCGGCGCGGTGTTCACCATCGACGGCAAGGATCGCAAGCAAGCGCCGTATGCCGTGGAGGTCGCCGCGGGCAAGCACCGGGTGCACGCGAGCCTCGAGGGGTACTTCGACGAGGAGCGCGAGGTGCTGGCCGTCGATCGCACCTTGGTTCCAATCCCCATCGAGTTGCGGGAGCGACCTGCGCGCCTGCGCGTGACGGGGCCCAACGGCTGCGATATTTTTGTTGACGGTCGACCGGTCGGGACAATTCCTCAAAGCGAGCCCCTCGAGCTCGCGTCCGGTTCGCATTTGGTGGTCGTAACCAAGAATGGCTACAAAGCGTTTTCGCAGGATATCGACTTTCGTCGGAACGAACCAAAGACGGTGTCCGTCGCGTTGGAGCCGACAGGGCAACGCATTGTTGCGCGCTCACTCCTGATAAGCGGTGGCGCGCTGGTGTTGGCGGGCGGTGTTTTCTCGGTGCTCGCGCTCAACCGTCAAAGCGCCGCGCTCGACATTCCCGATGCGCAGAGGCAGGGCAACGTCTCACCCGAAGATGCGCGCGACTACAATGATGCCAAAGACGCGCGCGATCGCTGGCGCACGGGCGCTCTTTTGGCCTTTTCGGTGGGCGGCGCGGCGCTGGCGACCGGGCTCATGTTCTATCTTTTCGATCGACCGACCGTTCTTCCGCCGCGTGCGCGTCCCGAGGATCGTCGAACGCGCCCGTCTTCTCCTTCGTCACCTTCTTCTCCTTCTTCTCCCTCGCCCGCCATGGAGCCCATGGAAATGTCGATGGTGCCGCTGGTTGGGCCGAGCTTTGGGGGGGCGGCGCTCACGGGAAGGTTCTGA
- a CDS encoding VCBS repeat-containing protein — translation MNIQRLGVALIAAMASVSSCRTLPDTGTCGNGIVEVALGEDCDGAATLPGTVCNAACHFSCAPKPEGAAADASSEPATFACPGGYFCGLADNTCRAPSGQFVALESTIPSDAHRVEVADVDDDGFKDLIATSAGLTRVRFSKVDGFNAFADIPNAGAAAPLVTPLTPDSARRPAYLLFPTGQIAIWKGLRDRNLEAIPYPTAVFGGATDGLRVVFLDSHRQIGGALSPGDETFLFAPRSGAGSPAIVLQQGSALTPLQLLRGGASVLAGEVQVGDVDNDPERCPDMVYAFQRRAIGANEPGVELFRPCTAMPDGKPPASPASAPGPVVRFPPVPEQPKDRFVVGNRGVLLADINGDDKLDILVHAEVDTDIANDRRPRVLVAYGAGNGQFRSKPPGDASGIDGIASPLDIDFRRSGDGDDDIFPLAAGQVTAGDSICDFVLPKRVLLRTPRLGTPGSDGGSSDVLVQEIPGPPDLPWQEARIGNFNGDGAVDVVAGSSRTLDFYAGTSQPTVMTPFSHPVLNGAKHFAVGDFDGDQALDVAFASGNEVLAAFGAGRGGPSAPVSLGRFPAVPNRSAIQHLSAGVAPGTLGGPPDGLADLAVVGLQAGEPNLEPDSQFVSMLGGSVHRKLISPFQLHIEGRPNSAARSLMAAAGSFSVGDAHPDIAALGTASPESGGAFTLWNIPLTGDARVITGQVTSARFPLDRPRKLDWKLSVMAALDLDPAGSGPALDEVVIVAPPMSGSDEGSDVTDAGMLAVARLTEGAWVAQSVIDIGGGIGASRSDFRWKVRAADIDDDGAKDLIVLFEDKTEPKLRIFFNTRTGQLGNPIAIDLKGEDILDCTWLHADERSRDPNKTDLAVLARKRGDIGDERGASSRASAVYLFKTDREKRAFLPPVRVDDPASSALRIDPGATSTFRGSIGAGDIDGDGIDDILVATGTRLVVYKGKPR, via the coding sequence ATGAACATTCAACGACTCGGGGTGGCCTTGATCGCGGCGATGGCGAGCGTCTCGTCCTGCCGCACCCTCCCGGACACCGGCACATGTGGAAATGGAATCGTCGAAGTGGCGCTGGGCGAAGATTGCGATGGCGCCGCCACCTTGCCCGGCACCGTATGCAACGCGGCCTGCCATTTCTCGTGCGCGCCGAAGCCCGAGGGGGCCGCGGCGGATGCGTCCTCGGAGCCGGCCACCTTTGCATGCCCCGGCGGCTATTTTTGCGGGCTGGCCGATAACACCTGCCGCGCGCCCTCCGGCCAGTTCGTGGCGCTGGAGAGCACGATCCCCTCCGACGCCCACCGGGTCGAGGTGGCGGACGTCGATGACGATGGCTTCAAAGATTTGATCGCCACCTCGGCGGGCCTGACGCGCGTTCGATTTTCCAAGGTCGACGGGTTCAACGCCTTCGCCGATATCCCAAACGCCGGCGCGGCCGCTCCCCTGGTGACCCCGCTCACCCCGGACAGCGCGCGTCGCCCGGCGTATTTGCTCTTTCCGACCGGGCAGATTGCCATCTGGAAGGGCTTGCGCGACCGCAACCTGGAGGCCATTCCTTATCCGACCGCCGTCTTTGGCGGCGCGACCGATGGCTTGCGCGTCGTCTTTCTCGATTCGCATCGGCAAATCGGCGGCGCCCTGTCCCCCGGCGACGAGACCTTCCTCTTCGCCCCGCGATCGGGCGCAGGCTCGCCGGCCATCGTGCTCCAGCAGGGGAGCGCCCTGACCCCGCTGCAGCTCTTACGCGGGGGCGCCTCGGTGCTCGCGGGCGAAGTTCAAGTGGGCGATGTCGACAACGACCCCGAGCGGTGCCCCGACATGGTCTACGCGTTCCAACGCCGCGCCATTGGGGCGAACGAGCCCGGCGTGGAGCTATTTCGACCTTGCACGGCCATGCCGGACGGAAAGCCTCCGGCCTCGCCGGCCAGCGCACCGGGCCCCGTCGTTCGTTTTCCACCGGTGCCCGAGCAACCCAAGGACCGCTTCGTGGTGGGCAACCGCGGCGTACTGCTCGCCGACATCAATGGCGACGACAAACTCGATATCCTGGTGCACGCCGAGGTCGATACGGACATTGCAAACGATCGCAGGCCCAGGGTCCTGGTGGCCTATGGCGCGGGCAATGGCCAATTCCGCTCCAAGCCCCCCGGCGATGCATCGGGCATCGACGGCATCGCCTCGCCGCTCGACATCGATTTCCGGCGCAGCGGCGATGGCGACGACGACATTTTTCCGCTCGCCGCCGGGCAGGTCACGGCGGGCGACTCCATTTGCGACTTCGTTTTGCCCAAGCGCGTCCTTCTGCGCACGCCTCGTCTGGGCACCCCGGGCAGCGACGGCGGATCGTCCGACGTGCTCGTGCAGGAGATCCCGGGACCGCCCGATTTGCCATGGCAAGAGGCCCGCATCGGAAATTTCAACGGGGATGGCGCGGTCGACGTCGTGGCCGGCTCGAGCCGGACCCTCGATTTCTATGCGGGAACGTCCCAGCCCACGGTGATGACGCCGTTCAGCCACCCGGTGCTGAACGGCGCCAAGCACTTTGCCGTGGGCGACTTCGACGGAGATCAAGCGCTCGACGTGGCCTTCGCGAGCGGCAACGAGGTGCTGGCCGCATTTGGCGCGGGGCGCGGTGGTCCGAGCGCGCCCGTGAGCTTGGGGCGCTTTCCGGCCGTCCCCAATCGCTCGGCCATTCAGCACCTCTCGGCGGGGGTCGCGCCGGGGACCCTGGGCGGTCCGCCGGATGGTCTGGCCGATCTCGCGGTGGTGGGCCTTCAAGCGGGCGAGCCGAACCTCGAGCCGGATTCGCAGTTCGTCTCCATGCTGGGGGGATCGGTTCATCGCAAATTGATCTCCCCCTTTCAGCTCCACATCGAGGGCCGGCCCAACAGCGCCGCGCGCTCGCTCATGGCGGCGGCGGGCTCCTTCTCCGTGGGGGATGCGCATCCCGACATCGCCGCGCTGGGCACGGCGTCGCCCGAGAGCGGCGGCGCCTTCACCTTGTGGAACATCCCGCTCACGGGCGACGCGCGCGTGATCACCGGCCAGGTGACCTCCGCGCGCTTTCCGCTCGATCGCCCCCGGAAGCTCGATTGGAAATTGTCGGTGATGGCCGCCTTGGATCTCGATCCTGCCGGCTCCGGCCCGGCCCTCGACGAGGTGGTGATCGTGGCGCCCCCGATGTCCGGCAGCGACGAGGGCAGCGATGTGACCGACGCGGGCATGCTCGCGGTGGCCCGGCTCACGGAGGGGGCGTGGGTGGCGCAGTCGGTCATCGACATCGGCGGTGGCATCGGCGCCTCGCGCTCCGATTTTCGATGGAAGGTGCGGGCGGCAGACATCGACGACGACGGCGCCAAGGATCTCATCGTGCTCTTCGAGGACAAGACCGAGCCGAAGCTTCGGATCTTCTTCAACACGCGCACGGGGCAGCTCGGCAACCCCATCGCGATCGATCTGAAAGGGGAGGACATCTTGGACTGCACGTGGCTGCACGCCGATGAACGCTCGCGCGATCCCAACAAGACCGACCTCGCCGTCCTCGCCCGAAAACGCGGCGACATCGGCGACGAACGAGGCGCGAGCTCGCGGGCCTCGGCCGTGTATCTCTTCAAGACCGACCGGGAGAAGCGCGCGTTTCTTCCGCCGGTGCGGGTGGACGATCCCGCGTCGAGCGCGCTGCGGATCGACCCGGGCGCGACCTCGACCTTCCGCGGGAGCATCGGCGCGGGGGACATCGACGGCGATGGCATCGACGACATTCTGGTGGCGACCGGGACCCGGCTCGTCGTTTACAAAGGAAAGCCCCGATGA
- a CDS encoding serine/threonine protein kinase, which yields MPTCPTCRTQYPEGTSTCAKDGDGLLPDVAFAGLDRELEPGFMVGEYRIEGKIGEGGFGSVYRAVHPLIGKTAAIKVLSRQYSSNPQVVSRFIAEARAVNQIRHRNIIDIFSFGALDDGRQYFVMELLDGMPLDRYLKDEKGRLSPEEAIPILRGVARALDAAHLTGILHRDLKPENIFLSFDEDGRPFPKLLDFGIAKLVGAAKSGVDLKTRTGTPMGTPYYMSPEQCRGKEVDHRTDIYSFGVLTHELLTGDVPFQGADVVELLMKQTREPPPPMSSMCAAVPAALDAPVLQMLAKEPEGRPASVGAALDALAVAARAAGFDVPVALASGPNALRTTPRAPEDRVATPRASDERLGATTGAGAQDDARNVATIGHAATIDESLSTSQREGTRSAPTFSGASDASAASAALVASGASVAELSSSPSQTFGPAASDVRAGRAGQGRRSALVGVVGFGVVALVLIALVATGVLGGAGKNAASAVPAPVKVEVTAKVAPATASPASSAPAAPTTAVETKDVLVTIDTTPAHAAIWRDGVKLGEAPGPIALARSSSPTKLLVTSDGYKPSVVTVGTTENATIAVALTKIERPAARPAAKAKTSAAAEVRGEIPSDINEK from the coding sequence ATGCCGACATGTCCCACCTGCCGCACGCAGTATCCGGAGGGGACCAGCACCTGCGCAAAGGACGGTGATGGGCTCCTGCCGGACGTGGCATTTGCTGGGCTCGATCGCGAGCTCGAGCCGGGGTTCATGGTGGGCGAGTACCGCATCGAGGGGAAAATCGGCGAGGGCGGCTTTGGCTCCGTGTACCGCGCGGTGCATCCGCTCATCGGCAAGACGGCGGCCATCAAGGTCCTGAGCCGGCAGTATTCGTCCAACCCGCAGGTGGTCTCGCGGTTCATCGCGGAGGCGCGCGCCGTCAACCAGATCCGCCATCGGAACATCATCGACATCTTCTCCTTTGGCGCCCTCGACGATGGCCGGCAGTACTTCGTGATGGAGCTCTTGGATGGGATGCCGCTCGATCGGTACTTGAAGGACGAAAAAGGCCGTCTCTCGCCGGAGGAGGCGATCCCCATCCTGCGCGGCGTGGCCCGCGCGCTCGACGCCGCGCACCTCACCGGCATTTTGCATCGCGATTTGAAGCCGGAGAACATCTTCCTCTCCTTCGACGAAGACGGGCGCCCGTTTCCCAAGTTGCTCGACTTCGGCATTGCCAAGTTGGTGGGCGCCGCCAAGAGCGGCGTCGATCTCAAGACGCGCACCGGCACGCCGATGGGAACTCCGTATTACATGTCCCCCGAGCAGTGCCGCGGCAAAGAGGTCGATCACCGCACCGACATCTATTCGTTCGGCGTGCTCACCCACGAGCTGCTCACGGGCGACGTTCCCTTCCAGGGCGCCGATGTGGTGGAGCTCCTCATGAAGCAAACCCGCGAGCCGCCGCCGCCCATGTCCTCCATGTGCGCAGCCGTGCCGGCGGCGCTCGATGCGCCCGTTCTGCAGATGCTGGCCAAGGAGCCGGAAGGGCGCCCCGCATCGGTGGGCGCGGCGCTCGATGCGTTGGCGGTGGCGGCGAGGGCCGCGGGGTTCGATGTGCCGGTAGCGCTCGCGAGCGGGCCCAATGCGCTTCGCACGACGCCGCGCGCGCCGGAGGATCGCGTCGCGACGCCGCGCGCATCGGACGAGCGTCTGGGCGCGACCACCGGCGCGGGGGCGCAAGATGATGCGCGCAATGTGGCGACTATCGGTCATGCGGCGACGATTGACGAGAGCCTGTCGACGTCGCAGCGCGAAGGCACGCGGTCCGCGCCGACCTTCTCTGGGGCGTCGGACGCGTCTGCGGCGTCGGCCGCGTTGGTCGCGTCTGGGGCGTCGGTCGCGGAGCTTTCGTCGTCGCCGTCGCAAACGTTTGGACCGGCGGCGTCCGATGTGCGTGCGGGCCGCGCGGGGCAGGGCCGGCGTTCGGCGTTGGTGGGGGTCGTGGGCTTTGGCGTCGTCGCGCTGGTGCTGATCGCGCTGGTGGCCACCGGTGTCCTCGGCGGCGCCGGGAAAAATGCCGCATCCGCGGTGCCCGCGCCGGTGAAGGTCGAGGTGACGGCGAAGGTCGCACCGGCGACGGCGTCACCTGCGAGCTCCGCCCCGGCTGCGCCAACGACGGCGGTCGAAACCAAAGACGTTTTGGTGACGATCGACACCACGCCCGCTCATGCCGCCATCTGGCGCGATGGCGTGAAGCTGGGGGAAGCGCCCGGCCCGATCGCGCTCGCGCGCTCGAGCAGCCCGACCAAGCTCCTCGTCACGTCCGACGGGTACAAGCCTTCGGTCGTCACCGTGGGCACCACCGAGAACGCGACCATCGCCGTGGCGCTGACGAAGATCGAGCGCCCGGCCGCGCGTCCGGCGGCCAAGGCGAAGACGTCGGCGGCGGCCGAGGTCCGCGGCGAGATCCCGTCCGACATCAACGAAAAATAG
- the trpB gene encoding tryptophan synthase subunit beta, with protein sequence MGEAGYFGPFGGRFVSETLIPALIELEGAVAQIVRGESFQNEWRSLLETYVGRPTPLTEARRLRERIDPGGRNLARLFLKREDLCHTGAHKINNALGQVLLAKRMGKARVIAETGAGQHGVATATACALFDVPCDVYMGAEDIARQAPNVGRMRLLGARVIPVEDGSRTLKDAMNEALRDWVTNVRTTYYCIGSAAGPHPYPELVAHLQSVIGDEARAQILKATGALPDAAVACVGGGSNAIGMFRGFVKDESVALYGVEAAGHGVESGQHAATLTAGRVGVLHGSKSYLLCDDEGQIQIAHSISAGLDYPGVGPEHAWLKDTGRARYRHATDTEALAATKLVARTEGILPALETAHPISKLGAIAEELARERGRAVTLVLCFSGRGDKDLETLLRSEEAGHGAV encoded by the coding sequence ATGGGAGAAGCAGGCTACTTTGGCCCGTTCGGCGGGCGGTTCGTTTCCGAAACACTGATCCCCGCGCTCATCGAGTTGGAGGGCGCCGTCGCGCAGATCGTGCGGGGAGAGTCGTTTCAGAACGAATGGCGGAGCTTGCTCGAAACCTATGTTGGCCGCCCCACCCCGCTCACCGAAGCGCGCCGCCTTCGCGAGCGCATCGATCCCGGGGGCCGCAACCTCGCGCGGCTTTTTTTAAAGCGCGAGGACCTCTGCCACACGGGCGCGCACAAGATCAACAATGCGCTCGGTCAGGTGCTCCTCGCCAAGCGAATGGGCAAGGCGCGAGTCATCGCCGAAACGGGCGCCGGGCAACACGGTGTGGCCACGGCCACCGCGTGCGCGCTGTTCGACGTGCCCTGTGATGTCTACATGGGCGCGGAGGACATCGCGCGGCAGGCCCCCAACGTAGGTCGCATGCGCCTGCTCGGCGCGCGGGTGATCCCGGTGGAGGACGGCTCGCGCACCCTCAAGGACGCGATGAACGAGGCGCTGCGCGACTGGGTCACCAACGTGCGCACCACGTACTATTGCATCGGCAGCGCCGCGGGGCCGCACCCGTACCCCGAGCTGGTCGCGCATCTTCAGAGCGTGATCGGCGACGAGGCGCGCGCGCAGATCCTGAAGGCCACCGGCGCGCTCCCCGACGCCGCGGTCGCGTGCGTGGGCGGCGGCTCCAACGCCATCGGCATGTTCCGAGGCTTCGTGAAGGACGAGAGCGTCGCGCTCTACGGCGTGGAGGCCGCGGGGCACGGGGTGGAGTCGGGGCAGCACGCGGCCACCTTGACGGCAGGGCGCGTGGGCGTGCTTCACGGATCGAAGAGCTACCTGCTCTGCGACGACGAGGGGCAGATCCAGATCGCGCACTCGATCAGCGCCGGGCTCGATTACCCCGGCGTGGGACCCGAGCACGCGTGGCTCAAAGACACGGGGCGCGCGCGCTACCGCCACGCCACCGACACAGAGGCGCTGGCCGCGACCAAGCTGGTGGCCCGGACCGAGGGCATCTTGCCGGCGCTCGAGACGGCGCACCCCATCTCCAAGCTGGGCGCCATCGCCGAGGAGCTCGCGCGCGAACGGGGGCGCGCCGTCACCTTGGTCCTCTGTTTCTCGGGGCGGGGCGACAAAGATCTCGAAACGTTGCTTCGATCGGAGGAGGCCGGCCATGGCGCAGTCTGA
- the trpA gene encoding tryptophan synthase subunit alpha, which yields MAQSEMRLERTFQERNLAGKKTLVAYLCVGDPSVEESVDLALACVAAGADVLELGVPFSDPTADGPAIARASQRAIAAGSGLGATLRAAKAIRAKTNAPLVLFGYYNPLFVRGEERAVDDAADAGVDALLVVDLPLGEGRALRERAKEKNIAVVPLLTPTSSEERVAQARDGSKVYPAGFIYYVSVTGVTGSAAAPLDDASRAAASLRERIGLPAVVGFGIDSAEKARAAAAHADGIVVGTALVRRIEEGATPEARKTAVVSLIRTLREALDGDPLEAADLSRRGAQGRT from the coding sequence ATGGCGCAGTCTGAGATGCGGCTCGAGCGCACGTTCCAAGAGCGGAACCTCGCCGGGAAGAAGACCCTCGTGGCGTACCTCTGCGTGGGGGATCCCAGCGTGGAGGAGTCGGTCGATCTCGCGCTGGCCTGCGTGGCCGCCGGCGCCGATGTGCTGGAGCTGGGGGTTCCCTTCAGCGATCCCACGGCCGATGGTCCGGCCATCGCGCGCGCGAGCCAGCGGGCCATCGCGGCGGGCTCCGGTCTTGGAGCTACCCTGCGCGCGGCGAAGGCCATCCGGGCCAAGACCAACGCGCCGTTGGTGCTCTTCGGCTACTACAACCCGCTCTTCGTCCGCGGTGAGGAGCGCGCGGTGGACGACGCGGCCGATGCGGGCGTGGATGCGCTGCTCGTGGTCGACTTGCCGCTGGGTGAAGGCCGCGCGCTGCGCGAGCGCGCCAAGGAGAAGAACATCGCGGTGGTGCCGCTGCTCACGCCCACCAGCTCCGAGGAGCGCGTGGCGCAAGCCCGCGACGGGAGCAAGGTCTACCCGGCGGGCTTCATCTATTACGTGTCGGTGACCGGGGTGACCGGATCGGCCGCCGCGCCGCTCGATGACGCCAGCCGCGCCGCGGCCTCGTTGCGCGAGCGAATCGGGCTGCCCGCGGTGGTCGGTTTCGGCATCGATTCGGCCGAGAAAGCCAGGGCGGCAGCAGCTCACGCGGACGGTATCGTGGTGGGCACCGCGTTGGTGCGCCGCATCGAAGAAGGAGCGACGCCCGAGGCGCGCAAGACAGCCGTGGTCTCGCTCATCCGCACCTTGCGTGAAGCGTTGGACGGAGATCCGCTCGAGGCAGCCGACCTTTCGCGCCGCGGTGCTCAGGGTCGCACCTAG